The Choloepus didactylus isolate mChoDid1 chromosome 16, mChoDid1.pri, whole genome shotgun sequence genomic interval aagATGTAGTATTTgtataatataaaaacaataagaaatggaaaacaatatAAAGCTTTGAAGTTAAACAAAGTCCTAGAATTATGagagcttaaaaacaaaaacatggttTTCCACAATTGCTTCCTCATGAGTATCAACTTTAAGAACTGGTTTTTGGCAAAAGCAAAAATCTCCCTTTTGGGGGAGGCATTTTATCTTATTCATCCCTGTATTCTCCTCAGTAACCCAGGACCTGGAAGAGAGCACAGACTTAAACACGTATGTGGTACTAGTTAAGGGAAAAATGGAAACCAAACAAACACAACACTCTATTCCAATTCTTGAATCTATACGACACACTGTATTTCCTTAAAATTACAGCAAAACCAAGGCTACTCCTAAAATGTGACTGGATAAATCTGtatcagaaaatcagaaaatggtACTGGAGAGGACCTAAGTGATAAACTGATCTATCTCTAGATCTCTTTATGAAAGAGGTTTTACgttgaaataaaagacataatgtTTGCATCTTCAACAAAAGATGCCACATTTTCATAGtacaatgtaaaattattttagaaaagatcAAGATCTGAACACAGCATATGGTTAATATAATCAAGCTTTATGATTTAAGGGCAGAGTTAAACACTGAAATATGTCCTCAATACTTACGCAGGCACACCATTAAACTCATCAGAAGTTAAAATTggaatttctttaatatttctttgttcttttgggGGCTTCTTTGTGGGTACAGTCTCCTCAACTTTGACTGGTTCTTCAGGGTTAAGATCTGATTTTTTAACACTAGAGAATAGAGATGCACATTTGTATAGGTAATCATCAGAATTAAGCAGCATACTAGAATGCTTTCCCAACTGAAAATAACCAATATTAAACGTATGAATTCATCTTgttataactttgtaaccaacaTTTTTTCCTATCCCTATTGTTTACATAGATCTAAGAAGTGAAGAGAATGTTGAAAAATTAAGTCCCCAAGTCTTTAGTAATATAGCTATATTTATTTACATGCCCCCAAATGGTATATGTAATACATATGCTATACATCTTCAACAGTTGTCCCATTGGCTCCTCAAACTCAATATATGTAAAGTTGAACTTATCTTAAGCCCTAAACAGCTTCTCTTCCTGAATTCTCTGTTTCTGGACATGGAAACATCAATTATTTTAGACTTCAGTTTTTACCAGTTTATCTTCTTGGCTACGAGGAGGTTGCTGCCTGTGGCAGCCTCATTTTACTTGCCAGCAATGAACACGAGTCACTCTTGGATTCAGTCCTGTCCAATTTTTGGAGCCATGAGATTGCTACTAATATCCCCTGCCCCACTAGCAAATGGAGTCTAGAAATAGGCTATGGCTCCTAGGCTGTTTTACTGCCAAGGAAGGAACAGACCCCTATTACCAACAACAAGTCAAGCCATACAGGCTTAAATGCTACAAGAAAGACATGGGATGTAGGGAAAAGTAGATCCAGCACAGAAACAAGTGAAGAGAatgcccagaaagacagggaagtGGGACCCCAAGATGACAGGTGAGTCCCAGACATGATAAAGATGCCCAGTGCTCTGGCACCATCATCCTAAATGAATCTGAAAAGGACAGACTCCAAGGAGAGCTGGGATGATTCTTCCCTGTACTTGCTTGTCCCAACCATGTGCTAAGGGAGCTCCTGATTTCCCCTTCATGCCCTGCTCTGTGTATCAGCTGACAATAATTTCAACCTACAAAAGTTTCTCTTTTGACCTACCCCTGATTGCTGAAGCTAGGCCATAAGGAGGTTAGAAGAATAAAATTCCTCCTATTCCCCTGGCCGTATCCTTGCTGGATGTTCAATGTCCAGCCCACATTATAACCCACACAGCAGACATCCTATGACGACCTCTGTCTCCTAGTATTCACTCATGATCTTGCCcactaattttctcttcttgcccAGAAATTCCAAGATCCATTGAAACTAGATCATGCCCAGGGATGACGCTGAGCTCATCTTCTTCTGGGGGGCCTTCGCCTGTCAGTAGTAATATGGCTCATTCCTTACACAGCAAGGTTTGTGCTTGCCTATTAGTTGTTCAAATATAAAcagtaatttatttataattcataGGTGCTAAAACTATAAAGCAATGCAAAGGTGTGATTATCATAAACACCAGAAtagtgattacttctttgatagAGGGAGGGTTTGCTTCAGAAGATGGGTTTTAAGCTACTTAAACCTAGGTGGTTGATGCACCAGTGTTTTATTGTTCTTCATTAATTTGTACAAATAATACTttaacacttttctgtatatatgatctatatcaaaattttaaagaaattaaatcaccCATGGCATGTTTTTACATACCTAGATCCACtctttagaaatataattttgttCCTGGCAGAGGACTGGAGAGATGGGAAAGGAGAAATACTGGAAATAGAAAACACGGGAGCTCCCCAAATCATAAAGACAAGAGATAATGAAAAATCTCATTCAAAGCCAGGAAAACGAGAACAGAAGGGAGGGCAGGGACAGACAAAACACAGCAGAGATTAATGGCCAAGAGAGAGCAAGACAGGGTGCAGATGCGGAGTTCCCGCCCAGACGACAGGAGGATGACAGCAGCAGGTTTGGATGAGTGGGTGACAGGAGAGCCACTGAGTTCAGTGCTGGACATGCAAAGTTTGAGGAGAAAATAGTTCATTCCTGAGAATCTTGGCAGGCAATTTTGACAACAGAACTAGATCGTATCAATGGGGCCAGAGGTGAAAATTTGAGAATATTAACAGTACTGTTAGGTAAGTGTGAGTTAAACAGAGGTTTAAGAGATGCCATCAGTTAGGGGAGGGCAGAGGAAAAGGAGGCAGCCAAGTCAGAGATGAGGGATGACAACCAAGAAAGTAGATTGGCTGTGCAGAAACCAGAATTTCAAAACCAAAATGGTGCTCATCAAAGTAAATTCTGAAAAATAGCATCAGGGCTGAAGAGagattttttacttctttgtgaCCTTTAAGCAATCGCTTTCAAAAGTGTGGTGGTAATGGAAACCAAAGCCAGGTTTTAGGGGTTTGGGGAGAAAGGGGAGGCAGCAAACATACACTGTCAGTgaacagacagaaagaaataggaaagtagTTTGAGGGGGAAAACAGAGCTAAAGTTCTGTTGGCTGCTTTTAGGGGaggaaaattattaattttttttttaccctaagGCAGTGGACTGTGGTTCTCAAGGCAAAGGGTATGTGTGAAGATTTTGCAACTTagaagacatttggcaatgtctggagacatttttctttgttgcaacttggggtgctactggcatctagtgggtagagactagggatgctgctaaacatccaaTAAAGCACAGGCCAGCCCCCACAACACAGAATTATTCAACCCAAAATGTCCATAGTGCTGAGGCTGCAAAACACTGCACTAAGGTGAAGAAATGAGCGAAAAATGAGAGCCTCAAGGAGAGCCTTAGGAAAGAGGGGGTGACATTTCCTCAGAGGGAGAAGGATAAGAGCtagtaaaatgggggaaatattaTTTCTAGTGTAAGTGACCAAAAACTGGATAATCACTGATAAAAATGCAAGTACATGAAAAGCAAAAAGCTTTGACGtatgtgtttgcttgtttgttttaataagtTTATAAATCCACATAGCaagaataattataaatacaCTTACTTGCTCTGGGTCACTGTTACATGAGGCAAATGGGGAGGAATGTTTTCTTTGAGATGttgcacatttttataatcttcTTCAAGAGATTCACAGAGttcctaaaattgaaaaaaaaaaaaaaatgctcacaaataaacctctctcttctgtttgcGTTTAAGACCTATAAAGAGTATGAAAGATTGTGAACCACAATCACGATTGATTGTGAGTATGTAGAATGCAGAATGAGGTGACAAGTGCAGCAACATAAAACTGAATGCAGCAATAAAAAGCGTCCCTTGGTTTCTAGAACTGTTTTTGTATGGTGatataatatttttctctacTGGATGTTTTGGAGAACAATTCTCTATAATCACACAATAAATGACAGAGTTGAAGTTTAGATCTTTCCAAAATACTTTAGCCTTGAGaaacaacttaaaaatatatgaaagatttGTGCTTTTCATTCTGGTAAATTGCTTTTGTCGACTTAGCAAATGCTCCCCAGTGTTATCTGTGTAACTGCACCTGAGTGATAATGCATGCCGGAGAGCTAGCAAGAGGCTCTAGATGGAAGGCCTTTCATTGCCAATGAGCATATACCTCAGCTTAATAAAAATTTCTACTAGATCATAACCATTTGGGGGGGgggtctttatttaatttccaccAGAACATGAGCCCACTGACTCATGCAAATTTATAAGTAAAATATTCTCTCCCTTTGAATTCCTACTATCTGGGTCCCAATCACAGTGTGAACAGAAATTCCACACTGGCTTCAATTCTGAGTTGGACACTCTCTAGGCCCACACTTAACCCGGGACATTTTTGGGCAGGTTAGAATTAAAGAAATACCAatatttgttccattttgagtttatacATTATTATTTTGAAGATCTGGATGATCTTCAGTGATTTCATTTCAACTAATAGAATAGACATAACCATGCCCCTCAGTATAATTGAAAAATCTTTGCAGATCTTCCAGATTATAAGGCTGAAACACAGAGGCCATCTCATTCAATCCCATCAACACTTCAGCAGCTCTAACAATAGCATGAAGCATGGTACAGATTGAATATTTTCCCATCAGGCAATAGACACAAGCACTTTTATTAGTTGAAGTCAATCACAAGGCTTGTTACTAATTTAGAGCAACATATGCCTATGAATGAGGCTCAAGTTTTTCTTCATTTGAGAATCCTCATattaaattttatagaaatatagaaatgcagaaatataaGGGATGTACCAAAGAGTCCAGTATgatccattatttttttaatgaagaccctgagacccagagagataaaatggctctctcagtggGGCAGAGAGAGCTAAGGGCAGCCGGCATGAGCAGCCACCTCTCCTCACCCCAGTGTCAGTGTTCTTTCCACAAGATATCATTTGTTTAAATTAAATCCAACAGGAATTATTAAGAAAATACTCCTTTTGAGTgaagttcaattccattggctaTCAACATCAAGAAATACCTATGGAGTCCTTTATACTAggataataaaatgcaaatgtaaataCCATTATTAATTTACAAAAGTAAGAACATTATAAAAGAATTCTTAAGAATTACTTGGCAATTATTGcttttttactttgcatttttttttttaattagaaaaacataacCTTGAGTGAATTGTTGGTTTGTTCCTGATACTGAATTTCCAATTCCAGTTTATTTAGAAGTTCATTGACTATGATGACTTCATctcctattttatttaatgtagTCTTCAAGGTAGGTTCTTGGCCTAGTATAAACaaaggtaaaatgaaaaaaaatacatagagaaaAGGAATTAACATACAAATACCCATATGAACACTTGGAACAAACGGCTTTTCCGTACAGACACTTGAAGGGTAGAGAAAGGACTATTGCTGCAGCCTCTAGGACTTGTCTCCATGGATAATCTTAAGATCCCACTTCTAAATAGTATacaagagaagaaagggagaggcaAGCATGAAGtactctctgagtctgtttctggCAAATTCCTTTACTATAATAAAAGACCTAGAAATGCCACataaaaatacacttttaaatgCATGGCTGAGCGTCCATAAGGATAACAGAAATCCCCAAGGGctctaaaatgaaaacagaaccaCAGGCCAGGCAGTACATGTGAGTAGATGTTGCAGGAGCCCTAATCTGGAAGATGCGAAAGGATGCTGGGGAGAGGAGGTTGTAAAGCTCAACAACTTGGTTTTAATGGGGATAAGTGCCAAGGTTTTGGAAGTGAGAATCCTAAATGAGAcaagcaactcccccacctccaACTCCACCCTTGGCACATCCTGAGTGCAAGCACAAAACTGAAAAATTCTAACCACTGGCTAGGAGGTTATATTTTGGACTGGCtttcaggggtgtgtgtgtgtgagtgagtgtgtgtgtgtgtgtgtgtgtgtgtgtgtgtgtagggggttcCCCTGACAATGTGTAACATAGGCATCACTCTCACTTGGGTTTGGGGTTCATATTTACACTATCCACACTATTCAAATCCCCTAAGCAGAAACAGTCTGGTGGCAACCCTGGGGTGCCCGGCAGAAACAAATACAAAACGTTTATAAAGTAACATGCTCTCATACTCCCAACTCCACATAGTCTCCTCTCTAGCTTCAAAGATTTGAGAAgtatagaaaaaaacaaagaaataaaaaagtccCCTCTTTCCTAGAAATAAAagtggtaataaaaaaaaaatttttaagggcagatcaaaagcacaaaagaaaaactatCTTCATatttaaatctttccattcccacATCTAGCAACCAAATAATATGATATATATGTAGCAAAAGCACACGTTCACCCTATCTGTAGATTATGGAGGCAATAGAGTGAAGTGATGAGAAGCTCCAGGCCTGCAGTCAGAGAAccagtacctacctcataaggttaAGGTTACTGAGAAGataaatgaaaggacagataAAATGGGCTTGGCACTGTCTGGAACACAGTAAAGCACTCAGTAAACGCTAACTACCATTTGTCATAATAAGAAGCAGTGTATTATTCTCTCTAATAGAACAATGCTTATTCTATTTGACACTTGGCTCATAACAACTAAAACAATTCATAAGTAAATGACAGTACTGATAATACACTCAAATGAGAATAATTTCAGGGAGTTAGATAACTAGTTGGATAAAGTATCTCTTCCCTGTACACTGGTATCTCACATAACCTTTAGTCACCTGAATATTAGGGCCTTGTTTACTGATTTGCAACACTCTATGTAATTGAGCAAATTCACTACTTTTGGTAGTATttataggttgaattgtgtcccccaaaaagatatggtCAAGTCCTAACTCCCTGACCCATGCATGTGATCTTctttagaaatagggtctttcAAGAgttgattagttaagatgaagccagaCTAGATTAGGgttaatctaatatgactggtggccttagaagagggaaatttggagacAGAGGCAAACACAGTGGAGGAGGCCAGCGACAACAGAGGCAGAGACCGGGATGATGcatcaaggaaccccaaggactgccggCAAACATCAGCAGctagaagaggaaaggaaggattctccctgacaggtttcagagggagaacGGCCCTGccgacactttgatttcagacttctagcttccagaacagtgagaccacaaatttctgttattttaagccagccagtttgtggtagtttgttaggCCCCAGGATACAAAGGCAGTAGTGATCTAGTAAGTTACCATAACCAGAGTACCAAACAAGCTACTAAGCTTTAGAAAATGAGCTATGAacccaaaaagacaaatgattCTCTCCAACTACAAAATAATGGTTGCCCAATGTGTGGTAATCTAATAGATCACCTGCTTCCAGCCAGGTCTCATGCTTTGGTGGTATCATTTGAAATCAAGGTTTGTAAGTTTTATGGCTCCCCAAATTATATCTGTTTATCCAACAGTAATCTCATCCTGAGAAAGAGAATCTAAATAAGACAAATTATTTAAAACCTCAATGTCCTTTTTAAatctttcaataaataaataaataaataaagtggcaTAGAAGTAGAAAGAGGAAATCAGGTCATGGAAGCTATAGTGCCAGACTGACCACTCATGAGCTGTGTGAACCTGGGCAAGTCATGTGActtctgagcatcagtttcctcagGTGTGAAATCAGGGGACTGGATAAGATGAATCCAGTCCCTTCAGCTTTAACTTTCTAAAGAGTCTGTGAGCCATaagctataaaaatgaataaggCTCCCTTATTAGAGGTTCTCAACAAGGGATGAGAATATCAAAGTCCCTAGAAGGACATGACTAACTCAAAAAAGTATATCCAACATTATAATTTCATGTTTGAAAATTTATACAAAACTATCAATTAATAATACAAACTACAGTTCAGCAAAATCTTCCTGGCAGATGGAATTCTGCCTATCAGTAAATCTTTAACTCTCCTAGATACTTCTGGGGAgcacatcattttttaaaacaattttttttgtagACTTGACAAAGGTCACTCATTTCTTTGTACTTTCATTGCATCATCCtatttcagaatttcaaaatatttttgcagaTGGTTATAATCTCCAAGTTtatgaatgtttaaaaatttgaTCATTTTCAATTAGTTATTTCcagtaatatataaataataataagttCCCTCCAAAGCAGGTTCAAGATGGGTTCTTTCTACCTCTATGGCTCTTTTCTAACATTTTccaatttggtttttttttttcccttgcttttcACGGTCTCCATTTAGCTTTAGTTCAGTGCAACTTACATTTTTAGTATCCTTTGCAATATTCAAAAATTTGATGCtgtagtgtttttaaaaaatcactattCAAAATTTGAAATTCTCTTCCTAAGATACATTCACTTAGCCAGGCATAAGATATCATTCAAGGTGCAACAATAATCAAAATGCATTTTGCGTGCACAAAGTCAGGGAATCTGTTTTACTCACCATAGTTTCTTAAAGACAGAGTTTTTTTAATATTGCCAATCTTTTCATTAATGTGAGAGCATAACTGTTCCAGATCTGAAGAAGTCATCCTTTAAGctgctgcagaaaaaaaaaatataaacacatttacaaaaaaaaaaagaagccagacaaattTCTATTCACTTACAAAATTCAAAAATGGTAAATTTCTAATAAATCACATTTTCTGGAGAGGAAAGTACAAAAACTCAAAAGCCATTTCCTTCACGTCTACAAAATTTAGTTTCTATCCAAAGTGCAATACTAGCTTACAGCCGTCAATGGATCCCAAGCCAGGGTAAAAAGGATAAATCTGGGTCTTTTCCTTTAGGAGTTAGAGGGACAAATGCAGTATTATAAAGAcaatagtgttttgttttgtttttaacgcAGAATACACATGAATGTAAAGACAGAAACAGTAAGCTCAAAGAAATGGACCCAGGTAAGCATTTCTCCTATGCTGAGGAAGATTGAGGCTTTCCTGCGGGGTCGGTAAGGAGGCGGAGGAAGGGGAAAGAACTCAGTTACAAAAAAGTCAGAGGACAAGTGAGGACGGACCGGTCTAAATCCACACCAGCTAAACCAAGCAGCAGGAATGTCAGCCCTGCTCGCCGGCCCTAGGCCAAAGAACACCTTACGGCCGCTTTCGACAGCAGAATCCCCAGCACCAGTCTCTAACCTCGCGCGGTCTGGAAGGAAAGGGCCCACTCGACGCTGGGTCACGAGCCGCAGCGACCCGCGGCTGGGCCTCCAGTCCGGGATCGCGAAATTCAAACTGCCCGCCTGGAATAGGCGCGGCGCAGGCGCAGATCCCCACGCTCCCGGCGTTCCCGCTCAGCGACTGCGCGGGGTCCGCGTCATCAGCCGAGCGGGGAGAAGGCGGGGCTTAGGGGCGGGGCAAAGGCGGGGCTGCGTCTGCGTCCGGGTAAAAGACTGTTGGGAAGGTGTCGTTCTACCCGCAGCAGTTTTCGTGCCTTAGTCTGTCGGTCGCCCCTATCCTAACCACCGTCCAGCTAGAGGCCAAGCGCTCTGGGGATACAGCGGTTTTTGAGatactgcacattagaatcaccaggGCAGCTTTTACAAATCCTAATGCCTAGAACGGAGCCCAAATGAATTTAATCAGGCGTTCTGGAGGTGGGACCCAAGCCTTCGTATTTTTATGAACACTCCAGGTAATTATAAAAAGCAGCCAAGTTTCTGAGCTAAAAGACGTGGACGCTGCGTCCGTGGGTTTGCATACTCTGTAAGGTCAAATACgaattaggagaaaaaaaaaaagcttaattcTCCCCATAGAAAAAATAGGGAAGAGAcaaccccaccccccttttcttagagcATTTATTTTGGAAAGTTGTATTTGTAAATTCTTTCTCTGCTTCCTGAAGTGTATGTAAGTTTTGATTACTGCATCTGTGTACTAAGTtcttttttcaaaagttttattagagaagttgtaggttaacagaaaaatcttgcataaaatacagaatttccatcTACCCACCCTATTATGGATATGGGCATTTTCCCCTCCAAAATATGGGGTTGTGACTCTGCACTTGCTGAATTAATACCACATCTAGTACAATTAGATGTGGCAGTACTTGCAGAGTATTTACCATTTACCTAGCATTGTCAAATATTATACGGTGGAATTCAAGGAAAACTTTCTTTGCATAAGAAACTAGTGGCTCAGGCGAATTGTTCAGACCCAGGGTTGGGAGACACAATTTCAGGGACTCATATGTTTCCCTTGACCTTAATAtttgccttttctcctctattattcaGCTAACTCCACGTCTTAGAGTCTGTTACTTGAAGGATGCACTGTCTCAATTACTGATTAAAACTACAGATTAAAATCTGTCTCAATTACAAAATTAAGTTTGACTGCATTGAACAGAAATCCCAAAGTCCTGTGGTTTTAACAAGATAGAAGTTCATTTTTCTCTCCTGCTAAGTAAATCCAGAGGTCAACAGTGTGGAGCTGGTGTTAGTGGTCCACAAGGCccaggttccttccatctttctgcCCAGTGGTCCATAGCGTAATGCAGTCTAGCTTTGCCTCTGGTGTAAGGTGACCCTTGTAGTTCCTGCCATTGGATTTTTATCCAAGGCAGCAGAAAAGACAAAGAGGCAAGGGTATAACAGAGTCACCAACCAGCAGAGCCAGAAGAGTTTTCCTAGAAGTCACCCAATGACCTCTGCCTTTCACTGGTCATTCACATCTGCAAGGGAGactgaaaagataatttttaaaaaatttaatctgGACAGGTACATTGCATTTTTCAATAATATTTGTAAGGGAGGATGAATGTGTAGATATTAGGTAGGCAAATAGCAGTCTTGGCTGTTTCTACTTATTACTTTGGAAaccttttattatggaaaatgtcAAACATATAAAGCTAgaaagaatagtataatgaacctcTGTGTATCCATCACCCAGTGTCAACCATTATCAATTTATGGCAAATCTTGTTTTATCTATATCTCCTCTCCTCCCATCCCTTGCCCTCTGGAATATTTTAAGGCAAATCTCAAACATAATATCTTCatccaaaaatatttctatatttatctcCTAAAGAttaaaaactctttaaaatgACCACATTAGCATTATCACACCTAAATATTTTAAcaactatttccaaataatgaaTATCCAGTCAATGTTCAATTTTCCCTGCTTGTatcataaaagtgatttttaagcaGATGGTTTAAAAAATCAGATCCAAACAAGGTTTACACATGGCATTTAGTTGATAAAgtcttaagtctcttttaatctatacACACATACTCACTTAGAACTAAATTCCCATCGCAGGAAAAAAGTATTGTATTGTAGGACTAAAAAGAAGGCTTAAAATATCAACATTCTAGGAAAGGTAACATAGTAACAGAAATTCACAATGCAGCATCAAGGACAAATATTACCAGATTATTTCCCaagagaaaatgaagaggaagaagggaTACAATGGCACTGAATAccagaggaaagggaaaaaatggaagagaTAGAAATGAGCAATTGGATCCCACTGCCTACTTCTTATCTCTTTTTAGGACTAAGTTTATGTTGTCAGGactccttcaatttttttaaaatgcagttttattgaaatatattcacacatcatacaagccatccgaagtatacaatcgccggctcacagtatcatcacgtatttgtgcatacaaccccatgatcaattttagaacattttaattactccagaaaagaaataaaaatttaaaaatgagataatacaatatttgtccttttgtgtctgacttacttcactttataacatagtgtcctcaagtttcttccatattgttgcatgttttagcacttcattccttcttactgctgaatgatatttcattgcatgtctataccacattttgttttatccattcatctgttgatggacacttgggttgtttccatcttttggcaattacgaataatattgctatgaacatcaatgtgcaaatgacTGCTCatgtcttctgggtatatgcctagtagcaggattgccaggacTCCCTCAGTTTTAATGACAGCAACACAATCCAAATTGaccaaagcaagaaaaataaaataaaatgaaaagtatgtGTGTGGATTTGGACCTTCAGTTACAGCAGGTCTCGGGTACTCAAACATAGTATTAGGAagccagctccactctcagctcttcGTTCCTCCTTATCTTCTTCCTTCTTGGGCAggctttcccccttttggtgaccCTGCCACCTTCAGGTTTGTTACCTTCACAGGTTAGCAGCTCTCTTTCCTAAGAGATCCAGCAAGGGTCTCAGGAGACCACCCATGAACCAATCATTCTATTTGGAGGGGCTGGGAATGGTCTGATTGTCCAGACAGCTGTTGCTGGGGCCAAGTCGCCCTACCCAACACACCAGGATTGACAGGGCAGAGGTGGTTTACTCAGAGGAAAATCTAGGTGCTTTTATCAGGCATTGGAGGGATATACTGGAggcaggcaaaacaaaacaaacaaaaaaacaaaactgcaaacTACTTTAGGGTCATGAccacatatatacaaaaggaaaCGAAAGAACAAGTTGTATTAAGCTGCTGAACTGTTCCTTGCAGAAATATGAGCAAAAGTAATGTGATATCTAGCCTCCAGGgaataatgataacaataacaTTGGTTAACATTTATTGGAAATGTACTCTAATCTAGACATTTTACAtagatcatctcatttaatctttataataagCTTATTAATAGTTACAATTATCACCTGCACTTTACAGAATGGGAAACTTATAGTTAAGTAACTGGCCCAGGTCAATAAAAGGCAAAATGGGTCCCTAGCGTCAGAGATCATTCTCTTTACTATGATGCTCTGCTGCCTCTCAGGAGCAGGAGGTCATTTGCTCCCATATTTTATGTTCCTGAACCCAGAGATTTCCATCACTGTATAATCCCCTCATGTTGCTTACACCATCACATGAACAAGTCTAGATTATTTATGAATTCCAAGTTTTTGATACCCAACTGGCTTTGACAAAAGACTTTATTCATACTTTTTGTACTTCCTCTTGGTCTTTTTCTTGTAGCTAAGTGTTATATTTAACTTCTGAATGTCCCCAAGTCAGAATTAATTAAGGGCCTCTGtgcaagtttggatgtattatgtcccccaaacaccatgttctttgatgcagtctggtggggacagatgtattagtgttgattaggttggaacctattgattcagtgtttccatggagatgtgactcaaacgactgtgggtgagaattttcattggattatttctatggaggtg includes:
- the SKA1 gene encoding spindle and kinetochore-associated protein 1 isoform X1 produces the protein MTSSDLEQLCSHINEKIGNIKKTLSLRNYGQEPTLKTTLNKIGDEVIIVNELLNKLELEIQYQEQTNNSLKELCESLEEDYKNVQHLKENIPPHLPHVTVTQSNVKKSDLNPEEPVKVEETVPTKKPPKEQRNIKEIPILTSDEFNGVPAYMKSRLTYCQINDVIKEINKAVVSKYKILHQPKKTMNSVARNLYHRFIDEETKDTKGHYFIVEADIKEFTALKVDKRFHVMLNILRHCRRLSEIRGQGLTRYVIT